One genomic region from Arthrobacter sp. YN encodes:
- a CDS encoding biotin--[acetyl-CoA-carboxylase] ligase, producing the protein MDAEQPDSSEPHVPAAGPERPALDRESLLQPDFLSATGISQLTVVQSTGSTNQDLVRAVTVEPKKWADLSVLTAEHQTAARGRLDRHWESPERSAVSVSMVLRPVTAEGMPVPTQSYSWLSLLAAVALREALQETAGVTADIKWPNDVLVNGRKIAGILAQMTALGDGSVPAVILGVGLNVTLAEEELPVTTATSLALEGATTTDRTALLKSYLSRFARLYRSFCNSEGDPAAGLAGGPSLHKRVESAMVTLGREVRAHLPGDHELVGHASRLDEHGSLLVVDHGGREHVVTAGDVVHLRATESGYA; encoded by the coding sequence ATGGATGCCGAACAGCCAGACAGCAGCGAACCCCACGTCCCAGCCGCCGGTCCCGAGCGGCCGGCCCTGGACCGTGAATCGTTGCTGCAGCCGGACTTCTTGTCGGCCACTGGCATTTCGCAGTTGACCGTCGTCCAGTCCACTGGGTCCACCAACCAGGACTTGGTACGGGCGGTCACTGTTGAGCCCAAAAAGTGGGCTGACCTTTCCGTTCTGACCGCCGAACACCAGACGGCGGCGCGTGGACGGCTGGACCGGCACTGGGAATCGCCTGAGCGTTCAGCGGTGTCGGTGTCCATGGTGCTCCGTCCTGTTACGGCAGAGGGCATGCCGGTCCCAACGCAGAGTTATTCGTGGCTGTCCCTTCTTGCTGCGGTCGCCCTGCGCGAGGCTTTGCAGGAAACAGCCGGGGTAACAGCCGATATCAAGTGGCCCAACGACGTCCTGGTCAACGGCCGCAAGATCGCAGGCATCCTCGCGCAGATGACGGCCTTGGGCGATGGCTCGGTTCCCGCCGTCATCCTCGGCGTGGGCCTCAACGTCACGCTGGCCGAGGAAGAGCTGCCGGTCACGACAGCGACGTCACTGGCCTTGGAAGGGGCCACGACGACGGACCGCACCGCGCTGCTGAAGAGCTACCTTTCGCGCTTCGCCCGGCTCTACCGCAGTTTCTGCAATTCCGAGGGGGACCCGGCCGCAGGATTGGCGGGAGGACCTTCCCTGCACAAGCGGGTTGAGTCCGCCATGGTCACTTTGGGCCGCGAAGTGCGGGCGCACCTGCCTGGCGATCACGAACTGGTAGGACATGCCTCGCGGTTGGACGAGCACGGCTCGTTGCTGGTGGTGGACCATGGGGGCAGGGAACACGTGGTGACAGCTGGTGATGTGGTGCACCTGCGTGCCACAGAAAGCGGTTATGCGTAA